Below is a window of Prosthecochloris sp. GSB1 DNA.
CGCAATCTCTTGCTCCGCACGCGTCAGGAGCTCGATCTGCTCGACCAGAAGGCGGTATTCAGATTTCTCGATGCCGAAAGACCCGACTACGTGGTGGTCTCCGCCGCGAAAGTCGGCGGTATCGTCGCAAACAATACCTACAGGGCGGACTTCATCTACGAGAACCTCACGATCGAGGCCAACCTGATTCACGGTTCATGGCTTTCCGGCGTCAACGATCTGCTTTTTCTGGGTTCTTCCTGCATCTATCCGAAATTCGCCCCGCAGCCAATGCTGGAGGAGTGCCTGCTGACAGGGGAACTCGAATACACGAACGAGCCTTACGCGATAGCGAAAATAGCCGGCATCAAGCTCTGCGAGAGCTACAACCTGCAGTACGGCACCAACTTTCTTTCAGTCATGCCTACCAACCTGTACGGTCCGAACGACAATTTCGATCTTGAAACGTCGCACGTGCTTCCGGCGCTCATCAGGAAATTCCATCTCGGAAAATGCCTGATGGAAGGTGATTCAGGCGCCGTCAGGGCCGATCTCGACAAAAATCCGGTTGAGGAAATCAACGGCTCGTCTCCCTGGGGAGATATTCTCACCGTTCTCGACAAATACGGTATTTCTCTCGTTTCCGGTGACTTGTCACGCGTCACGCTCTGGGGGACAGGGGCGCCGCTGCGCGAGTTTCTCCACAGCGACGATCTTGCAGATGCCTGCGTCTTCATCATGGAAAACGTTTGTTTCGGCGATACCGCCGCTGAAGGGACGAAAGAGGTTCGCAATACGCACATCAATATCGGTACCGGCCGGGATCTGTCTATCAGGGAGCTCGCCGGAACGGTCATGCGGATCGTCGGTTATGGCGGGGATATCAGTTTCGACGAGTCGAAGCCTGACGGAACACCGAGGAAACTGCAGAGTGTGGACAGACTCCACGCGCTCGGATGGCGCCACGAGATAACCCTCGAAGAGGGGATCTCGAGAATGTACGGCGAGTACGCGCAAACCTGACAGGCTTTTTATCTCGAAACTCTCATGAGACCATGAAGAACAATCCTGTCGAACTTGTCGATCTGCCGAAGATCGACGATCCCCGAGGCAATCTCACCTTCATCGAGGAGGAGCGCCACCTGCCGTTCAGTATCAGGCGGGTCTACTGGATTTACGATGTTCCCGGAGGACAGACCAGGGGAGGGCATGCATTCCGGGAACAGCAGGAGATGATCGTCGCCCTGAGCGGCAGTTTCGATGTCGTCATCGACGACGGCGGCGAGA
It encodes the following:
- a CDS encoding GDP-L-fucose synthase family protein → MEKHSKIFVAGHRGLVGSAIVRRLLRGGYRNLLLRTRQELDLLDQKAVFRFLDAERPDYVVVSAAKVGGIVANNTYRADFIYENLTIEANLIHGSWLSGVNDLLFLGSSCIYPKFAPQPMLEECLLTGELEYTNEPYAIAKIAGIKLCESYNLQYGTNFLSVMPTNLYGPNDNFDLETSHVLPALIRKFHLGKCLMEGDSGAVRADLDKNPVEEINGSSPWGDILTVLDKYGISLVSGDLSRVTLWGTGAPLREFLHSDDLADACVFIMENVCFGDTAAEGTKEVRNTHINIGTGRDLSIRELAGTVMRIVGYGGDISFDESKPDGTPRKLQSVDRLHALGWRHEITLEEGISRMYGEYAQT
- a CDS encoding sugar 3,4-ketoisomerase, which encodes MKNNPVELVDLPKIDDPRGNLTFIEEERHLPFSIRRVYWIYDVPGGQTRGGHAFREQQEMIVALSGSFDVVIDDGGESRRFHLNRSYFGLYVPNGVWRFLDNFSTNSVALVLSSTFYDERDYIRDYGEYLRYRKSTGTH